GTAGGCCACGATCGACCGCCAGAACGGCAGCTCGAAGACGTAGAACCCGATGTCGAGGCCGAACTGCGGGTCCTTCTTGCCGAACGGGGTCCGGTTGAAGTACTCGAGCACCATGCTCCAGCGCCCGGACGTCGAGAGCCCCGCGAAGACGCCGAGGACGACCGGGATGCCGATCATGACCGCGCGCCGGAGCGGCTCGATGACCTGCTGGTAGCGGTCGAGCTGCGAGTTGAGCTTCGCGTAGACCGGCCGGAACCGGAACGCGAGCGCGATGCTGAGGTACACCGGGACCGCCATGCCGAGGAACCCGGCGACGAACATCAGCGTGCCGGCGATCCACCGTGTGGTGAGGACCTGCTGGAACCCGAGCTGCGCGAACCACGCGTAGTCGGTGTAGAGGCTGGCGAAGATGAAGAAGGCGATCACCAGTGCCGCCAGCACGATGATCGTGACCACGATGGGGACCCGCGGCGAGCGCCGCCCAGAGGAGGATGGACCCGAGGTGGACGAGGTGGTCGTCACTTGATGTGCTCCAGACGTGTCGGACCGGCGGGCCCGGCGCGGCGGGCCGTCAGTGCGTCGATCCTATTGGTCGCGACCGACAGTGAAACTGTACGGGGACTCAGGAAGGCGACCCGCGCCTCCCGGCAGACCGCCTGGAGGCGCGGATCGCGACGTGCGCGCACGTCGCGTGGACGGTGTGGCCGGTCTAGGACGTGCAGCGCGCGAGCCCCGCGGTGCTCTTCCCCGCCGCGATGGTCTGCAGGTCGGTGACCGCCTGGTCGAGCGTGCCGACCTTGTAGACGTCGAGCCCGTCCGGCACGTGCCCCACGACCTCGTCGCAGTTGTCCGCCGGAGCGAGGAAGATCGTCGCGCCCGCGTCCTTCGCGCCGTACATCTTCTGGCGGATGCCGCCGATCGGCCCGACCTGCCCCTGCGCCGTGATCGTTCCGGTACCGGCGACGTGCTTGCCGCCGTTGAGCTTGCCGGGGGTGATCTCGTCGATGATCCCGAGCGCGAACATCATGCCGGCCGAGGGGCCGCCGACGTCCTGCAGGGTGATCTTCACGTCGAACGGGAAGTCGTAGCGCTCGACGACGCCGACGCCCAGGAGCGCGGTGCCGTCCTGCTCGCGCGGCGTGACCCGGACCTGGCGTTCCGTCCCGTCGCGTTCGATGGTGACCGTCGCCGGGCTGCTCGTCCCGTGCTTCGCCACGGCGGCACGGAGGCTCGACGCGTCGACGTCCTCGGTGAGCTGCGTGCCGTCGAAGGCGCGGATGACGTCGCCCTTCTCGATCGTGCCGTCGGCCGCCGACCCCTTCTGGACGGTCCCGACCTCGAGTTCGGTCGGCACCGGGATGTCCTGCTGGACGAGGGCTGCGGCGACGGCGGACTGCTGCGACTGCTGCATGTCGGCGGTGTCCTGCTGGCTGATCTGCTCGTTCGTGGTGCCGGGCGGGTAGATCTGCGACGCGGGGACCACGGCCTGGGACTTCGTGAACAGCGCGCGGATGACGCTCGTCCAGCTCGGCCGGTGCGTGGCGTCGCCCTGGACGCCGACGGTCAGCATGTCGAGCGCACCGGACGTCGGGTAGGTCTTCCGCCCGGAGATCTGGATGAGCTCGACCTCCTTCGCGTCCTTGCCCTGGCCCTGCTCCTGCGTGCCGATGGTGTTGTAGACCGGACCGGGCACCTCGATGAGGTACGGGCTCGGCAGGAAGCTGGCGAGGAGGCCGAGCACGACGGCGCCGATGACGAACGCCCAACCGAGCGTCCGGGCACGCGATCGACGACGGGGCTCGGGGGCGAAGAGCGTCACGCAGGGTCCTTCCACGGGGGTGTTCGCCCTCGGCGCAGCGGTTCGGGCGTTCCCACGGGAGCGTCCCAGGTCGGTGCCCGTGAGCAGCGGTTAGCGTAGTCGGCATGCCTGATGAACCGCAGCCGGGGCCGGACGACGACTTCCAGGAGATGCTGCGCAAGCTGCTGTCCGGGGAGGGCCAGATCGACCCGTCGCAGCTCGCCGGTGCGGCCGGGCTCCCCGACGACCCGGCGTTCGTGGCCAACCTGATGAGCCAGCTCCAGCGGGCCGCGCAGTCGGGTGGCGACGGCATCGACTTCTCGGTCACCGCCGAGCGTGCGACGGCGATCGCGCGGGAGGGCGGCCACGCGGTCGACCCCGCGACCTCGCAGGCGTCGGACCAGGCGTTCCAGGTCGCGGCGCTGTGGCTCGACGAGGTCACGACCGTCGCCGAGCTCACGGCCACCCCGAGCCTCTACACCCGCGAGCAGTGGGCGAAGGCCACCGCTCCGGTGTGGACGCAGATCGCGGAGCCGGTCGCCTCGAGCATCGCGAACGCCCTCACCGAGGCGATCGACCAGCGCGCGCCCGAGGAGCTCAAGGCCATGCTCGGCGACGTCTCGAAGGCGATGCGCGGCGTCGGCGGTGCCCTGTTCGCGATCCAGCTCGGGCAGGTCGTCGGACAGCTCTCGAAGGAGGTCGTCTCCGGCGGCGACGTCGGCGTCCCGCTGCTCGACGAGCAGGTCGCGGCGCTCCTCCCCCAGAACGTCGCGGAGTTCGCCGAGGGGCTCGACGTCCCCGAGGACGAGGTCCGCATCTGGTTGGCCGTCCGCGAACTCGCGCACGCCCGGCTCTTCCGCTCGGCCCGGTGGCTGCGACTGCACATCATCTCCTCGATCACCGACTACGCGAAGGGCATCCACATCCCCTTCGACCGCGTCGAGGAGCTCGCCGCCGACATCGACCCGACCGACCAGGAGCAGCTCCGCGACGCCCTCGCGTCCGGCGCGCTGATCCCCCCGCGGACGCCCGAGCAGGACGCCGCACTCGCCCGCCTCGAGACGATGCTCGCGCTCGTCGAGGGCTGGGTCGACACCGTCACCGCGGCAGCCACCGCCCGGCTCCCCCGCGCGGACGCGATCGCCGAGATGGTCCGGCGGCGTCGAGCGGCCGGCGGTCCGGCCGAGTCGGCGTTCGCCACGCTGGTGGGGCTCGAGCTCCGGCCGCGCCGTCTCCGCGAGGCCGCGGCGATGTGGCAGCGGGTCACCGACGAACTCGGCGCCGAGGGCCGGGACGCCCTGTGGTCGCACTTCGACGCGGTGCCGACGTCCGAGGACATCGACGCCCCGGACGCGCTCGTGCTCCGCCTGAAGAACCCGGGCTTCTCCGCGGAGGACGACGAGTTCGACAAGGCGTTGCAGGACCTCCTCGACGACAGCACCGGCAGCCGTCCGCACGAGGACGAGCAGGGCCGGGTCGCGGACACCGACGGCAGCGGGGAAGCCGACGGGAACGAGGGCGGCGCGGACGCCGACGGCGACGAGGGCAGCGCGGGGCCGAAGGCCTAGCGGCGCGGGTTCTCCACAGATCGCCACCGCCCGCCCCGAGCACGGCCCGGGTGCGCGACGGTGGGTGCATGGGCATCCGCATCGACCCGACGCTCGAGTTCGTGTGGCGTGATCCGGCGACCGTGCAGCTCGGGGTCGACCCGCCACGGGCCGTCGTCCCCGTGCCCACGACGGCCGAGGAGCGCTTCCTCTGCGCGCTGCGCCGTGAGACCGGCCGCGACGCGCTGACCGCGCTCGCCGACACGCTCGGCTGCCGACCGGAGGTCGCGGCGTCCGTGCTCGCGGCCGCCTCCCCCGCCGTCGTCGAGGTCCTGCCGCCGCCCTCGCCCCGCGTGCAGGTGCACGGGAAGGGGTCGCTGGCCGACGTGATCGCCGCACAACTCGCCGGCGAGGGCACGGAGGTGGTCCGGACGGAGCCCTCCCCGACCGCGCGCGACC
This is a stretch of genomic DNA from Curtobacterium sp. 458. It encodes these proteins:
- a CDS encoding zinc-dependent metalloprotease, giving the protein MPDEPQPGPDDDFQEMLRKLLSGEGQIDPSQLAGAAGLPDDPAFVANLMSQLQRAAQSGGDGIDFSVTAERATAIAREGGHAVDPATSQASDQAFQVAALWLDEVTTVAELTATPSLYTREQWAKATAPVWTQIAEPVASSIANALTEAIDQRAPEELKAMLGDVSKAMRGVGGALFAIQLGQVVGQLSKEVVSGGDVGVPLLDEQVAALLPQNVAEFAEGLDVPEDEVRIWLAVRELAHARLFRSARWLRLHIISSITDYAKGIHIPFDRVEELAADIDPTDQEQLRDALASGALIPPRTPEQDAALARLETMLALVEGWVDTVTAAATARLPRADAIAEMVRRRRAAGGPAESAFATLVGLELRPRRLREAAAMWQRVTDELGAEGRDALWSHFDAVPTSEDIDAPDALVLRLKNPGFSAEDDEFDKALQDLLDDSTGSRPHEDEQGRVADTDGSGEADGNEGGADADGDEGSAGPKA
- a CDS encoding S16 family serine protease, which produces MTLFAPEPRRRSRARTLGWAFVIGAVVLGLLASFLPSPYLIEVPGPVYNTIGTQEQGQGKDAKEVELIQISGRKTYPTSGALDMLTVGVQGDATHRPSWTSVIRALFTKSQAVVPASQIYPPGTTNEQISQQDTADMQQSQQSAVAAALVQQDIPVPTELEVGTVQKGSAADGTIEKGDVIRAFDGTQLTEDVDASSLRAAVAKHGTSSPATVTIERDGTERQVRVTPREQDGTALLGVGVVERYDFPFDVKITLQDVGGPSAGMMFALGIIDEITPGKLNGGKHVAGTGTITAQGQVGPIGGIRQKMYGAKDAGATIFLAPADNCDEVVGHVPDGLDVYKVGTLDQAVTDLQTIAAGKSTAGLARCTS